Within Desulfobacter sp., the genomic segment CCGGCGGCTTCCTCCGGTGTCACGGCGTACTCTTGGGAAAGGCCCTTCATGATTTTCTCTGCCCCGGGATGAATATTACCGATTCTGGACTGATCAACGGCCTGGACGATCATCCCACCGGCATCGTAGATCAGAACCGGCAACCCGGTTTCCCTATGGATCTCCGCCATGAACTCCCCGGTGATATCACGAATTTTTTCAGAAAGGTCCATCAGGCTGTGAACTCCCTGTTCATTATAATAAAGAACAACCCGCTGCCTTGCGATATGATTATTGATATCACTTTTCGGCGGTTTTCAAAACCTTAATCCCGCCTTTTATCCCGTAATACACCAGGAGAATCCCAACCAGGCCGTTCAATATTTGGACGGCGGCCTGGGGGATGCCCGCCCTGAAAAAAGAAAGACCGAGCATGGCCAGGGAGAGAAAAACAAAGGTGGCCGCACCGGCACCGATGCCGAATACGGCCAGATGGGCTTTCATATAATTCTTTTCAAAGGCCTTCGCAGAAAAGACGCTTCCCCAGAATACGATGGTCAAAGGGCTTGAAAGGGTCAAAACAAAACAGCTTAAAAAGCTTTTAGCCGGTGTCCACCCGCCGGCCGCCAGGGGAATTGCTGCATCAAAGGAGCGTATTCCCTTTTGAAGGAAAACCAGCCCGAACAAAATGAGCACGGCGGCGCTGCCCACCCCGAAAATGGTTTTTATCCGCTCTTCCTGAAGCAGCCGGCCGATTCCCATAAGGGATAAAAAAATAAAAATATAGTCGGCCAGGGTCACGGCGGTCACCGCCGACAGGCTGTTGAGGTAGTTGCTCTCCATGGTGATGCCCAGAATATAAAAAAATACCGGCCCCACGGCCATCTGGAGAAAAAGACCCGTTAATACCCCGTCTGCCAGCGGCTTGGCCAGTTCCCGCTTCATTCCTTCGCTCCCCATAAAGATCTTTGTCAGTATCCATTACACCGCTTGGTATTTTACACAAGGGAAAGGGCCGGGGGAATAGAGATTTCATGGTTTTCCCAGGCCGTGAACTAAAAAACTAAACCATTTCCCATATGAACTTTAAATTCGGAAACCAGTACCATGGGGCGGGCAGGTTATTCACATATCATCTTGACATCCTGGCCGGATCTATGGCATAAGCGCTTATTTTTTCAAATATATCATCCCAGTGACAACGCCATGACCAGACACACCCCCGTACCCAATTCAGCTTTCCGCCTCACCCCGGGCCAAAGATGGATGTCCGAAACAGAGCCGGAACTCGGCATGGGCCTCCTTGTCTCCCATGACAAGCGGCGCATTATAATCAATTTCCCCGGTGGAGAGTGCACCCGGCAGTACAGCATGGGGGCCGCCCCCATCAGGCGCACCGCCTTTAAGCCCGGCGACCGGATCACCACCATGGACGGACAGGAACGGGTCGTGGACGCGGCCACGGAATCCAACGGCGTACTCACCTATACCTGCGGCACCGCCACTGTGAATGAATCGGAACTCTCCCCCTTCATGGCCGTATCCCTGCCCAAGGACAGGCTGCTCTCGGGTCTGGCCGGGCCCAGCGCATTGTTTGAACTGCGCAAGGATATCCGGTTTTGCCTCAGCCGGTACCAGACCTCCCCGGCCAGGGGATTTCTCGGGGGACAGGTGGACCTGATCCCCCACCAGCTGTATATTGCCGGGGAGGTGAGCAACCGGTATTTTCCCCGGGTCATGCTCTCCGATGAGACCGGCCTGGGCAAGACCATTGAGGCCGGACTCATTATCCACCGGCTCCTGGTAACCGGCCGGATCCAACGGGTGCTCATCATTGTGCCCGATGCCCTGGTTCACCAGTGGTTCATTGAATTGTACCGTAAATTCAATTTTAAATTCCGGCTTTTCAATGAAGAATACTGCCTGGATGCACGCCGGCAAGATCAGGAGGCCAATCCCTTTTCCGGCGACCAGCAGGGGATCTGCAGCCAGTCCTTTATCCGTGACAACCCCAAGCTTCACCAGATGATCATGGAAGCCGGGTGGGATATGGTGGTCATGGATGAAGCCCATCACATCACCGAATCACCGGATTTTTATCAGTTTATGCAGGGGCTGGGCAGACAGACCCGGGGGCTGATGCTCCTTTCGGCCACCCCGGAACAGATGGGCCCGGACAGCCATTTTGCCCAGCTCAGGCTGC encodes:
- a CDS encoding LysE family transporter codes for the protein MKRELAKPLADGVLTGLFLQMAVGPVFFYILGITMESNYLNSLSAVTAVTLADYIFIFLSLMGIGRLLQEERIKTIFGVGSAAVLILFGLVFLQKGIRSFDAAIPLAAGGWTPAKSFLSCFVLTLSSPLTIVFWGSVFSAKAFEKNYMKAHLAVFGIGAGAATFVFLSLAMLGLSFFRAGIPQAAVQILNGLVGILLVYYGIKGGIKVLKTAEK